A single Desulfomonilaceae bacterium DNA region contains:
- a CDS encoding FkbM family methyltransferase, whose product MNISVKNHIRNFLRSQIERFPILAETYRNVRTLLFQNSFANRAPVLTPFGFYFIGMPSMENGSYEQQEVRIAQQFIGQTDIFINVGANYGYYCCLALQAGARTIAFEPIEINLRLLYKNIIANGWQSKIEIFPLAIGERASLIEIYGAYTGASIIKGWAGNTSESLKSYTPISTLDTILGSRVCGQRCFILVDIEGAEFQMLKGAEEILKQKPKPIWMVEICVTEHQPKGVHINPYLEATFDMFWSHGYRSFTATDQRKEIKMSQIEIICKKGIDTLGTHNFLFLDSSEQ is encoded by the coding sequence GTGAATATTTCTGTAAAAAATCATATCCGTAACTTTCTGAGATCTCAAATTGAGAGATTTCCGATTCTTGCTGAAACATATCGAAATGTTAGAACTCTGCTTTTTCAAAACAGTTTTGCAAACAGAGCGCCTGTGTTGACTCCTTTCGGTTTTTATTTCATTGGTATGCCATCAATGGAGAATGGAAGCTATGAGCAACAAGAAGTCAGGATTGCGCAACAGTTCATAGGTCAAACAGATATCTTTATAAATGTTGGAGCCAACTATGGTTATTATTGTTGTCTCGCTTTACAAGCCGGTGCCCGTACAATTGCATTTGAGCCAATAGAAATAAATTTAAGATTACTTTATAAAAACATCATTGCAAATGGTTGGCAAAGCAAAATAGAGATTTTTCCTTTAGCGATCGGAGAAAGGGCAAGTTTGATCGAAATATATGGCGCTTATACAGGAGCATCCATTATTAAAGGATGGGCGGGGAACACGTCAGAGTCTTTAAAATCTTATACGCCAATTTCAACGTTAGACACGATTTTGGGATCAAGGGTTTGCGGGCAGCGGTGTTTTATCCTGGTTGATATAGAAGGCGCAGAGTTCCAAATGCTAAAAGGAGCAGAGGAAATTCTTAAACAAAAACCTAAACCTATATGGATGGTTGAAATTTGTGTTACCGAACATCAGCCAAAGGGTGTCCATATCAATCCTTATTTAGAGGCGACATTTGATATGTTCTGGAGCCATGGCTACCGATCATTCACAGCCACAGACCAGCGTAAAGAGATTAAAATGAGCCAGATTGAGATTATCTGTAAGAAAGGGATTGACACATTAGGCACACATAATTTCTTGTTCTTAGATAGCAGTGAACAGTAG
- a CDS encoding FkbM family methyltransferase: MLNINLILNMMRNIGLILRYETRHRTRLLSDYLRLIIDYLCFEKILKLRETTENIQGFSIEFVDYRALIFMYEEIFINKVYQFVSTTKNPLIIDSGTNIGLSAIFFKTFYPECRIIAFEPDEKIFNMLKKNVQRNNRLDGVTLINKAIHGSRNEMSFYYDPSHIANLTGNLITPRHGMKTKKVDCVPLSGFVGEIVDLLKMDIEGAENSAIDELSNTGKIKLIKEIIIEYHLHISLQENDKLSAMLKSLEQNNFTYQISGFFRPPFITELFQDILIYAHNKSYD; encoded by the coding sequence ATGTTAAATATTAATTTAATTTTAAATATGATGAGAAACATAGGTTTAATTTTAAGATATGAGACTCGACATCGAACAAGATTGCTATCGGATTACCTTAGACTGATCATAGATTATCTGTGTTTTGAAAAAATCCTCAAATTACGTGAGACAACCGAAAACATTCAAGGTTTTAGCATTGAGTTTGTTGATTACAGGGCCCTGATTTTCATGTACGAAGAAATCTTCATCAATAAGGTGTATCAGTTTGTCTCGACAACGAAAAATCCCCTGATAATAGATTCAGGGACTAATATAGGACTTTCGGCGATCTTTTTTAAGACATTCTATCCGGAATGCAGAATAATCGCGTTCGAACCTGACGAGAAGATCTTTAACATGTTGAAAAAAAATGTTCAGCGAAATAATCGCCTTGACGGAGTGACGTTAATTAACAAAGCAATCCATGGATCCAGAAACGAAATGAGTTTCTACTACGACCCAAGTCATATTGCTAACCTTACAGGAAATTTAATTACTCCAAGACACGGAATGAAGACCAAAAAAGTTGATTGTGTTCCTTTGTCGGGTTTTGTAGGGGAAATTGTAGATCTGCTGAAAATGGACATAGAAGGCGCTGAGAATTCTGCAATCGACGAATTATCAAATACTGGAAAGATCAAACTAATCAAGGAGATTATTATTGAGTATCATCTTCACATTTCCTTGCAAGAAAATGACAAATTATCAGCAATGTTGAAATCTCTTGAGCAAAATAATTTTACTTACCAAATTAGCGGCTTTTTTAGGCCGCCATTCATAACAGAACTGTTTCAGGACATTCTAATTTATGCCCATAATAAGTCATACGACTGA
- a CDS encoding glycosyltransferase — translation MKHTEPRLFIYIPTFDRPEILRKQLDLLAPQLLGYPDRVRLLVNDNCSPNGVNDCLREKYHEPNIEFRQNPNNIGMSANAALGFVFAEPDEFLWILSDNDHVGSCAVEKILNMLCSNVDLFAVSFHVAEKQSYTVRFDAHWDFLFATFGLISGAVYNMKTFGPFIENAFNYHNSCYPHLAVLFSAIKSVGPLKAIVTPYYELFIGPDLRAQGDYSLAVVGKFILATLMPVNFARQFCWNFLLNNGLYFYRYKDKHYLTYLQSKAVLSSLGFRFRIALRFFGLTEKLVTVMPPFIKRLIIRNEWLLMKWKTFLTSIEGIF, via the coding sequence ATGAAACATACTGAACCAAGACTATTTATCTATATCCCAACATTCGACAGGCCAGAAATTTTAAGAAAGCAGCTTGATTTATTGGCGCCACAGTTGCTGGGCTACCCTGACAGGGTAAGGTTATTGGTCAATGACAATTGCTCCCCAAACGGAGTCAACGATTGTCTGAGAGAGAAATACCACGAACCCAACATAGAATTCAGGCAGAATCCGAATAACATTGGGATGAGCGCAAATGCGGCTCTTGGTTTCGTTTTTGCTGAACCAGACGAATTCTTGTGGATTCTTTCAGACAATGACCACGTTGGTTCCTGCGCAGTTGAGAAAATTTTGAACATGCTATGCTCTAATGTTGATCTATTCGCCGTATCATTTCATGTTGCTGAAAAACAGTCTTACACGGTACGTTTTGATGCCCACTGGGATTTCCTTTTTGCAACTTTTGGTTTGATTAGTGGCGCAGTCTACAACATGAAGACCTTTGGCCCATTCATAGAAAACGCTTTTAACTATCACAATTCATGCTATCCCCATCTCGCTGTTTTGTTTAGCGCTATTAAATCGGTGGGGCCACTGAAAGCTATAGTGACGCCATATTACGAACTGTTTATAGGTCCTGACCTTAGAGCCCAAGGTGATTACTCCTTGGCCGTTGTAGGCAAGTTCATTTTGGCGACATTGATGCCTGTAAATTTTGCTCGACAATTTTGTTGGAATTTCCTTCTCAACAATGGTTTGTATTTCTATCGATATAAGGACAAACATTATTTAACATATCTGCAAAGCAAAGCCGTGCTGAGTAGTCTTGGTTTCAGGTTTCGAATAGCCTTACGCTTTTTTGGGTTGACGGAAAAATTGGTGACTGTAATGCCTCCTTTTATAAAGAGATTAATAATTCGAAACGAGTGGTTATTGATGAAATGGAAGACTTTTCTGACCAGCATTGAAGGTATTTTCTGA
- a CDS encoding NAD(P)-dependent oxidoreductase — MRVLLTGATGFLGSHLTRALLEAGHEVIILKRSFSNTSRISELLHYVTVYDLDRCELEQPFLDFPRIDSIVHTATCYGREGQGASEVLETNLVMPLKLLEAAVSFNTGSFFNTGSFANKANPIYGPLSFYSLSKGQFEVWCKMYGDEQKIRVVNVRLEHMYGPRDAEFKFLNYVINGCLKNTGELALTPGQQKRDFIYIDDIVSAYMTLLVETQTHSVGWRQYELGSGKAISIREFVETVKMITRSKTKLLFGALPYSVGEIMHSKADIKPLELLGWSCKTDLEQGIRNTLKLSPRN, encoded by the coding sequence ATGAGAGTTCTCTTAACTGGAGCGACTGGGTTCCTTGGTAGCCACTTAACCAGGGCTTTGCTGGAGGCAGGTCATGAAGTCATTATCCTTAAACGAAGTTTCTCCAACACATCCCGGATATCTGAATTGTTACATTACGTTACTGTCTATGATCTTGACCGTTGTGAACTGGAGCAACCGTTTTTAGACTTTCCTAGAATTGACAGCATCGTCCACACCGCTACCTGCTACGGTCGAGAGGGACAAGGAGCATCGGAAGTTCTTGAGACAAACCTGGTGATGCCTCTGAAACTTCTAGAGGCAGCAGTGTCTTTTAATACGGGCTCATTTTTTAATACGGGCTCATTTGCTAACAAAGCCAATCCTATCTACGGTCCTTTGAGTTTTTATTCCCTGAGCAAGGGCCAGTTCGAGGTTTGGTGCAAAATGTATGGTGATGAGCAGAAAATCAGAGTGGTAAATGTACGTCTAGAACATATGTACGGTCCGAGAGACGCCGAGTTCAAATTCTTGAATTATGTTATAAACGGTTGCTTAAAGAATACTGGTGAACTGGCTCTGACTCCTGGGCAACAGAAGCGTGATTTTATCTACATCGATGACATTGTATCCGCTTATATGACTCTTCTGGTTGAAACTCAAACCCACTCCGTAGGTTGGCGCCAGTATGAGTTAGGAAGTGGTAAGGCTATTTCAATCCGTGAATTTGTGGAAACGGTCAAAATGATTACGCGATCAAAGACAAAACTTCTGTTTGGCGCGCTACCGTACAGCGTTGGTGAAATTATGCATTCAAAAGCGGACATCAAGCCGCTGGAATTGTTGGGATGGTCCTGCAAAACAGATCTTGAGCAGGGTATAAGAAATACGCTGAAATTATCCCCACGTAACTGA
- a CDS encoding methyltransferase domain-containing protein — translation MHKNSELIFVKYVKPLIKDSLKVLEIGPDAFPSKYRQLAQDVSVASWDTLDTYKNFNLTYENVDDYNYPIQSGSYDVVLSGSVIEHVPKPWIWIHELARITKPGGLVVTIAPISWGYHGPIDCWRIYPDGMKSLYEGAGLTILLSCWESLETPGYKRYIGGISRELQTRKRQIMLTIFGMLGFPVERAYDSVVIGRKKDNT, via the coding sequence ATGCATAAGAACAGCGAATTGATTTTTGTGAAATATGTTAAGCCCTTGATTAAAGACTCATTAAAAGTGCTGGAAATAGGTCCCGATGCTTTTCCTTCAAAATATAGGCAGTTAGCGCAAGATGTTTCTGTGGCCTCTTGGGATACACTTGATACTTACAAAAATTTTAACCTCACCTATGAGAACGTTGATGATTATAATTATCCGATCCAGTCTGGCTCATACGATGTGGTGCTTTCAGGCTCTGTAATTGAACACGTGCCAAAACCTTGGATCTGGATTCATGAATTAGCTAGGATAACAAAACCTGGGGGCTTGGTGGTAACGATTGCCCCGATAAGTTGGGGATATCACGGTCCTATAGACTGTTGGCGAATCTACCCGGACGGCATGAAAAGTTTATATGAAGGAGCAGGCCTCACAATTTTACTATCTTGCTGGGAATCGCTAGAAACGCCAGGCTATAAGCGCTATATTGGTGGCATTTCAAGAGAACTGCAAACTCGAAAGAGGCAGATAATGCTAACAATTTTTGGAATGCTTGGGTTTCCTGTTGAACGAGCGTATGACTCGGTAGTCATCGGGAGAAAAAAAGACAACACATAG
- a CDS encoding methyltransferase domain-containing protein yields the protein MQYNIRHHKRCRICGSVNFRKFLRFEDVPLSDDFVSINTKGTEFVAPLEVYLCSQCGIAQTAHDVQTSDYYQEYRYTVSSSPLAANFMRVLAKNTFEKFGLLPDDPIVEIGSNDGAQLLCFKQLGARVFGFEPSLELTRISARAHVPTAACLFNDDSIGQIPLAMLPVKAILLTYTFDHLPDPMGFLQTAKRLLDKENGLLIIEVHDLEKTMMRREICVFQHEHTIYLTSASLKSLLERAGFELLTMDLVKEQDRRGNSLLIAAAVQGNNYEPDSNLSIRLGPFDKWDRYKDFGRGAEDGCKKFRSYVDSQILSGKRLGGYGAGPRGVMTLAITNLSNRHIEFLCDQNTNLHGLLTPKSHVPVVAPDFLKENPVDELIVFSYGYMDEIRQLLSRYLEQGGKLTSVLDLL from the coding sequence ATGCAATACAACATTCGTCATCATAAACGTTGCCGTATCTGCGGTTCCGTAAATTTTCGTAAATTCTTGAGGTTCGAGGATGTTCCTTTAAGTGACGATTTTGTCTCAATAAATACTAAGGGAACTGAATTTGTTGCCCCATTGGAGGTGTATTTGTGCTCCCAATGTGGTATTGCGCAGACTGCACACGATGTACAGACGTCAGATTACTATCAGGAGTATCGTTATACGGTTTCATCTTCACCGCTTGCGGCTAATTTTATGCGAGTCTTAGCCAAGAACACTTTTGAAAAATTTGGACTTCTCCCTGATGACCCAATAGTTGAAATTGGTTCTAATGATGGGGCTCAATTATTGTGCTTTAAACAGCTAGGAGCACGCGTTTTTGGGTTTGAACCGTCATTGGAACTCACTAGGATTTCTGCCCGCGCTCATGTACCAACGGCTGCGTGCTTATTTAATGACGACTCTATTGGCCAGATACCTCTAGCCATGCTTCCTGTAAAGGCAATCCTACTAACCTATACCTTTGACCATCTGCCTGACCCGATGGGATTCCTCCAGACAGCCAAGCGACTTTTAGACAAAGAAAATGGCCTCTTGATTATCGAGGTGCATGATCTTGAGAAAACGATGATGCGTCGCGAGATCTGCGTCTTTCAACATGAGCACACGATCTACTTGACATCTGCGTCCTTAAAAAGCTTATTGGAACGGGCTGGTTTTGAACTGCTAACCATGGACCTTGTAAAGGAGCAAGATCGTCGTGGAAACTCACTGTTAATTGCAGCTGCAGTTCAAGGAAACAACTATGAACCAGATAGTAACCTATCCATCCGTCTGGGTCCTTTTGATAAATGGGACCGTTATAAAGATTTCGGCAGAGGGGCCGAAGACGGCTGTAAAAAATTCCGAAGCTATGTGGATTCTCAGATCCTGTCAGGTAAGCGTTTAGGAGGTTATGGGGCAGGTCCGCGAGGTGTCATGACCTTGGCGATTACCAATCTCAGTAATAGGCATATTGAATTTCTGTGCGATCAGAACACAAACTTACACGGGTTATTGACTCCCAAATCTCACGTGCCTGTTGTTGCGCCTGATTTTTTAAAGGAGAATCCAGTCGACGAACTTATTGTATTTTCTTACGGTTATATGGATGAGATCAGACAGTTGCTTTCAAGGTATTTAGAACAAGGCGGAAAATTGACCTCTGTTTTGGATTTATTGTGA
- the tnpA gene encoding IS200/IS605 family transposase: MSRFRKLSHGIWHCQYHVVWVPKYRFRILDGMVKEEVHNCIQVFCGRMGCEVVELNIQADHVHLICMVPPKVSISEFMGAIKGRTAIRVFKQFPYMKKKPYWGNHFWAKGYCVDTVGLEADMIRKYVKYQEDKERCEEQLHL; this comes from the coding sequence ATGAGCAGGTTTCGTAAGCTATCACATGGGATATGGCATTGCCAATATCACGTGGTTTGGGTCCCTAAGTATCGATTTCGTATATTGGATGGGATGGTAAAAGAAGAAGTTCACAACTGCATCCAAGTTTTTTGTGGACGTATGGGATGTGAAGTGGTGGAACTGAACATTCAGGCGGATCATGTTCACCTGATCTGCATGGTGCCGCCAAAGGTGTCGATATCCGAGTTTATGGGCGCAATCAAGGGACGAACAGCAATTCGAGTATTCAAGCAGTTCCCCTATATGAAGAAGAAACCCTATTGGGGCAATCATTTTTGGGCGAAAGGCTACTGCGTCGACACAGTGGGTCTTGAGGCGGACATGATCCGCAAGTATGTAAAATACCAAGAAGACAAAGAGCGATGTGAGGAACAACTGCATTTGTAA
- a CDS encoding glycosyltransferase, with translation MQRIPPVAIGLPVYNGEKYLAESIESVLAQDFGDFDFLISDNCSTDSTWEICNYYKSIDRRVRIHRHQRNWGSGANGEFVFKNTESKYFMWHAHDDKRESNMLGVLLKFLDTNPDYVSCSPRLIAINDKGQPVKCINTSFLWDCDSPVERFLKCFTSYGQCHAIYGLIRRNNLERLLPFPRLELGGDIVMALALILQGKCGQINEGARLFRERVFIDPVEATIHYARTVFGQTKAYQAFPHSSFWKSLIMIILSSTSLSTTDKLWLARTVLTSAPCRGFIGRDLRHKIKMFLVMNPPLYYLVTSIRNSLRPFLNSLIRID, from the coding sequence ATGCAACGAATTCCGCCTGTAGCCATCGGATTACCGGTCTATAACGGAGAGAAATATCTTGCTGAATCTATCGAGTCGGTTCTAGCTCAAGATTTTGGGGATTTCGATTTTCTTATCTCTGACAATTGCTCGACAGATTCAACATGGGAGATATGTAATTATTACAAGTCCATAGATCGTAGAGTCCGAATTCACCGACACCAAAGGAATTGGGGCAGTGGTGCCAATGGTGAATTTGTATTCAAAAACACTGAATCAAAATACTTCATGTGGCATGCGCATGATGATAAGCGTGAAAGCAATATGCTAGGTGTCCTCCTAAAATTTTTGGATACTAACCCGGATTACGTGTCATGCTCTCCCAGGCTAATAGCCATTAATGATAAGGGGCAGCCAGTAAAATGCATAAATACCAGTTTCCTGTGGGACTGCGATTCGCCCGTCGAACGCTTTTTGAAATGTTTCACTAGCTATGGTCAATGTCACGCCATTTATGGCTTGATCAGGCGAAATAATCTGGAGCGTTTGCTCCCATTTCCAAGACTAGAGTTGGGCGGTGATATCGTCATGGCGTTGGCGCTTATTTTGCAAGGAAAGTGTGGCCAGATCAACGAAGGAGCGCGCCTTTTCCGGGAAAGGGTTTTTATTGATCCTGTGGAAGCTACCATTCATTATGCAAGGACCGTTTTTGGTCAAACAAAAGCATATCAAGCGTTTCCGCACTCTTCCTTCTGGAAATCGCTGATCATGATCATTCTATCGAGCACATCACTGAGCACCACAGATAAGTTGTGGCTTGCCAGGACAGTATTAACAAGCGCACCCTGTAGAGGATTTATAGGTCGTGATCTTAGGCATAAGATTAAAATGTTTCTGGTTATGAATCCACCTCTTTACTACCTGGTAACATCGATAAGAAATAGTCTGCGTCCTTTCTTGAATTCACTGATTCGAATCGATTGA
- a CDS encoding oligosaccharide flippase family protein produces MGMVVVFRWPFGLYQGGLKGLQQQVLVNILNAISGTFRGLGAVLVLWLVSPTIQAFFIFQIVVSGLETFTSAYFLWRSLPQSTERPMFRKAILHEIWPFTGGMMAINVVAMILTQADKIILSKMLTLEMFGYYMLAWPGQAL; encoded by the coding sequence ATGGGGATGGTCGTTGTTTTTCGATGGCCCTTTGGGCTGTATCAGGGCGGCCTGAAGGGTCTGCAGCAGCAGGTACTGGTCAATATTCTCAACGCTATCTCCGGAACATTCCGTGGTCTTGGCGCTGTTTTGGTTTTATGGCTTGTATCTCCCACCATTCAAGCGTTTTTTATCTTCCAGATCGTGGTGAGCGGCTTAGAAACTTTCACGAGCGCTTATTTTCTATGGCGCTCTTTGCCTCAGTCGACAGAGAGGCCCATGTTCCGAAAAGCGATTCTCCACGAGATTTGGCCCTTTACTGGGGGGATGATGGCGATCAATGTCGTTGCCATGATCCTCACCCAGGCCGATAAAATAATATTGAGTAAAATGCTGACTCTGGAAATGTTCGGCTACTATATGCTCGCGTGGCCGGGGCAAGCGCTTTAG
- a CDS encoding cephalosporin hydroxylase family protein, which produces MDTLQSFEEQKLANILALGTDEKIKEVSLLWMKNTGSLQYAYNFSWLGRPIIQLPQDIVAMQELIWQTKPDLIIETGIAHGGSLVMNASLLSILDYCEAVEANQILDPSKSLRRVLGVDIDIRSHNRASIDAHPMRHKIDMIQGSSTDLDTIKQVCEYAKRYERILVCLDSNHTHDHVLAELSAYAPLTSVGSYCVVFDTLIEDMPPDLFHDRPWGPGNNPKTAVWEYLKTHPEFEIDKSLHHKLLITVAPDGYLKRLR; this is translated from the coding sequence ATGGACACATTGCAGTCATTTGAAGAACAAAAATTGGCCAATATTTTGGCGCTTGGCACCGATGAGAAAATAAAAGAGGTCTCGCTTTTGTGGATGAAGAATACCGGTAGTCTCCAATACGCTTACAACTTCTCCTGGCTTGGTCGTCCTATAATACAATTGCCCCAGGACATAGTTGCCATGCAGGAACTGATTTGGCAAACGAAGCCCGATCTCATCATAGAGACCGGCATTGCCCATGGCGGATCTCTGGTTATGAATGCATCCCTGCTGTCCATTCTGGATTACTGTGAAGCGGTTGAAGCTAATCAGATACTTGATCCGTCGAAGAGTCTCCGGCGGGTGTTGGGGGTCGACATCGATATCCGTTCCCACAACCGCGCTTCCATCGACGCCCACCCCATGAGGCACAAGATAGACATGATCCAGGGCTCCAGTACTGACTTGGATACTATCAAACAGGTTTGCGAATATGCCAAAAGGTATGAGCGTATCCTTGTTTGCCTCGACTCAAATCATACACACGATCACGTTTTGGCTGAACTTAGCGCTTATGCGCCACTGACCTCCGTGGGTAGCTATTGCGTGGTGTTTGACACACTCATCGAAGACATGCCGCCCGACCTGTTTCACGATCGACCTTGGGGCCCCGGCAACAACCCCAAAACCGCAGTGTGGGAATATCTCAAGACCCACCCGGAGTTTGAGATTGATAAGAGCCTTCACCACAAACTGCTGATTACCGTAGCGCCGGACGGGTATTTAAAAAGACTTCGTTAA
- a CDS encoding radical SAM protein, producing the protein MRVSLIAPPRLSGLREIKTNIPPTALLYLASTLRAHNHTPCIHDLSIVSGLTTDNRDELPQAVLQAIDRFTPDLFAINCFTTLHFRSISHISKSLRKQYPDIPIVLGGAHPSLFPKDILKNCSYIDYIVVGEGEEQIVQLANMLSLNGANGDLSHIQSFAWRKEGEIIYQPRRSFVGDLDSLADPAWDLINITDYYTDHSDWNNPKNQTFHLGIPILSSRSCPFGCNFCAAYTIMGRKLRLRSPQRVVDEMQMLHEKHGQNYFSFLDDNMNVNKPHILAICADICKRNLNIQFETLSGLHMGSLDSQVIDALEQAGCVFVRLPIEHGNDRIRNEVIGKRLDREKIYEVCEAFKKTNIRICGMYIMGFPEDSCETLEDTRKMILELQVDINIVFNLLPFPGTRVFEQALRDGLFLRNYDRDLLWTGETALDPTDTASQFILKPYNMTMDELVIYRGIFDKLRIFTNETVQE; encoded by the coding sequence ATGAGAGTTTCGCTAATTGCGCCACCCAGGCTATCGGGCTTAAGGGAGATCAAAACCAATATACCGCCAACGGCGCTTCTGTACTTGGCCTCAACGCTGCGTGCCCACAACCATACCCCATGTATTCACGATTTATCCATTGTCTCTGGGCTTACAACAGACAACAGAGACGAATTGCCGCAGGCAGTGTTGCAGGCAATTGACAGATTTACTCCAGATTTATTCGCTATCAATTGTTTTACCACATTGCATTTCCGATCAATTTCCCACATCTCGAAGTCGTTACGTAAGCAATACCCCGATATTCCAATTGTCCTGGGTGGGGCTCACCCGAGCCTCTTTCCCAAGGATATTCTCAAGAATTGTTCTTACATTGATTACATTGTTGTAGGGGAAGGAGAAGAACAGATTGTACAACTTGCAAACATGCTTTCCCTCAATGGAGCCAACGGTGATCTTTCCCATATTCAATCTTTTGCATGGAGAAAGGAAGGAGAGATCATCTACCAGCCACGCCGAAGTTTTGTGGGTGATTTGGATTCGTTGGCCGACCCAGCGTGGGATCTGATAAATATTACCGACTATTATACCGACCATTCTGACTGGAATAATCCTAAGAATCAAACATTCCATCTTGGAATACCGATTTTATCATCCCGCAGTTGTCCATTTGGGTGCAACTTCTGTGCAGCATACACGATTATGGGGCGGAAGCTTCGCCTGCGCTCTCCACAGCGCGTTGTTGATGAAATGCAAATGCTTCATGAAAAACATGGACAGAACTATTTTTCGTTTCTTGATGATAATATGAACGTCAATAAACCCCACATTCTTGCAATCTGCGCTGATATTTGCAAAAGAAACCTTAATATACAATTTGAAACACTCAGTGGCCTGCATATGGGTTCTTTGGATAGTCAAGTGATCGATGCGCTTGAGCAGGCTGGATGCGTATTTGTTCGTCTTCCCATTGAACATGGTAACGATCGGATCCGTAATGAGGTGATCGGCAAACGACTGGATCGCGAAAAAATTTATGAAGTATGTGAAGCCTTCAAAAAAACAAACATCCGTATTTGCGGCATGTATATTATGGGGTTTCCTGAGGACTCTTGTGAGACACTTGAGGATACCCGAAAAATGATACTTGAGCTGCAAGTTGACATAAATATAGTATTCAACTTGCTCCCTTTTCCGGGCACACGAGTTTTTGAACAGGCATTGAGAGACGGACTTTTTTTGCGGAACTACGACCGGGATCTTTTATGGACTGGCGAAACTGCCTTGGACCCGACTGATACTGCAAGCCAATTCATTTTGAAACCTTACAACATGACCATGGATGAACTTGTGATCTATCGCGGTATCTTTGACAAGTTAAGAATTTTCACAAATGAAACGGTTCAGGAATAA